From a single Chloroflexota bacterium genomic region:
- a CDS encoding YtxH domain-containing protein — MSNDSRGWEFLTGFLLGTVVGAAVALLLAPQSGEETRDQIRERSIELRSRATETSERARQRAEMLASEAQERSRIVLEEQRTRLQQAIDEGKEAAAKKRDELMARLEEEKAKRAPSAPA, encoded by the coding sequence ATGTCGAACGACAGTCGAGGATGGGAATTTCTAACGGGCTTTTTGCTGGGCACGGTGGTTGGCGCGGCTGTGGCGTTACTGCTTGCCCCGCAGTCCGGTGAAGAAACGCGCGACCAAATTCGCGAGCGCAGTATCGAACTGCGCAGCCGCGCGACCGAGACGAGTGAACGCGCGCGGCAACGCGCCGAAATGCTCGCGAGCGAAGCGCAGGAACGCAGCCGCATCGTGCTCGAAGAGCAACGCACGCGTCTGCAACAGGCGATTGACGAGGGCAAGGAAGCCGCTGCGAAAAAGCGCGACGAGTTGATGGCGCGGCTCGAAGAAGAAAAAGCGAAACGCGCGCCCTCCGCACCGGCGTAA
- a CDS encoding triose-phosphate isomerase, producing the protein MRTPIVAGNWKMNKTIAEARELVNAMRDELSRLAADGKVEIVLCPPFIAIPEVAALVKGTPIRTGAQNLHWKASGAYTGEIAPAMLNEVCDYVIIGHSERRQFFGETDESVNAKVQAALAHHLKPIVCVGENLAQNEAGQTQAVVGAQVRAAFKDIARDAAGGIVIAYEPIWAIGTGKAASGAGANAIIGLTIRGTLAELYDEATAQAVRVQYGGSVNAKNVAEFFAQPDIDGALVGGASLVAADFITICRAARP; encoded by the coding sequence ATGCGAACACCGATCGTTGCCGGTAACTGGAAAATGAACAAGACGATCGCCGAGGCGCGCGAACTCGTCAACGCGATGCGCGATGAATTATCACGGCTTGCCGCGGATGGCAAAGTCGAAATCGTCCTATGCCCGCCGTTCATCGCGATTCCGGAGGTCGCGGCGCTCGTGAAAGGGACGCCGATTCGCACGGGCGCACAGAACTTGCATTGGAAAGCGAGCGGCGCGTACACCGGCGAAATCGCGCCGGCGATGTTGAACGAAGTGTGCGATTACGTGATCATCGGTCACTCGGAACGCCGCCAATTTTTTGGCGAAACCGATGAAAGCGTGAACGCCAAAGTCCAAGCCGCGCTCGCACATCATCTCAAGCCGATCGTATGCGTCGGCGAAAACCTCGCGCAGAACGAAGCGGGACAAACGCAAGCGGTTGTCGGCGCGCAGGTGCGCGCGGCATTCAAGGATATCGCGCGTGACGCCGCGGGCGGCATCGTCATCGCGTACGAACCGATCTGGGCGATTGGCACCGGCAAAGCCGCGAGCGGCGCGGGCGCGAACGCGATCATCGGCTTGACGATTCGCGGTACGCTCGCCGAGTTGTACGACGAAGCGACCGCGCAAGCGGTGCGCGTGCAGTACGGCGGCAGCGTCAACGCGAAAAATGTCGCCGAGTTTTTCGCGCAGCCGGACATTGACGGCGCGCTCGTCGGCGGCGCGAGTCTGGTCGCGGCAGATTTCATCACGATTTGCCGGGCGGCGCGTCCGTAG
- a CDS encoding stage 0 sporulation protein → MSTLQIAGVRVKRQPQIMYYDATGYQDLRINEFVIVDTDKCREAARVVATPGQIKNTPAGTSLRPILRRATPLDLSQWQQLRLHEDEALAQCKSQIEKHHLPMRLLSAEYNFDGSHITFYFTAEGRVDFRGLVKDLAALFTARVELWQIGPRDRARLIGGLAPCGQELCCEKFLPDYPKSSIKMAKDQDLPLGPNAAAGICGRPMCCLAFEQGAYQEAKGKVPRLGATIDCERGQGRVIARSVLKESVTVQFADGTNATLTAQEVRQVGRVEPSDGDDDE, encoded by the coding sequence ATGAGTACACTCCAAATCGCTGGCGTGCGCGTAAAACGTCAGCCGCAAATAATGTATTACGACGCGACCGGATACCAAGACTTGCGCATCAACGAATTCGTCATCGTGGATACCGACAAGTGTCGCGAAGCCGCGCGCGTCGTCGCCACGCCGGGACAAATCAAGAATACGCCAGCCGGCACATCGCTGCGTCCGATTCTGCGCCGCGCGACCCCGCTCGATTTGTCGCAGTGGCAACAATTGCGCCTGCACGAAGACGAGGCGCTCGCACAATGCAAGTCGCAGATCGAAAAGCACCACTTGCCCATGCGCCTGCTCTCCGCCGAGTACAACTTTGACGGCAGTCACATCACATTTTATTTTACCGCCGAAGGACGCGTGGATTTTCGCGGACTTGTCAAAGACCTCGCCGCCTTGTTCACCGCGCGCGTCGAGTTGTGGCAGATCGGTCCCCGCGATCGCGCGCGTTTGATCGGCGGACTCGCGCCGTGCGGGCAAGAATTGTGCTGCGAAAAATTTTTGCCGGATTATCCAAAGTCAAGTATCAAGATGGCGAAAGATCAAGACTTGCCGCTCGGTCCGAACGCCGCCGCCGGCATTTGCGGCAGACCGATGTGCTGTCTCGCGTTCGAGCAAGGCGCGTATCAAGAAGCGAAAGGGAAAGTGCCGCGCCTCGGCGCGACAATTGATTGCGAACGCGGGCAAGGTCGCGTGATTGCGCGCAGTGTGTTGAAAGAAAGCGTCACCGTACAATTCGCCGATGGCACGAATGCGACGCTCACCGCGCAAGAGGTGCGCCAGGTCGGACGCGTGGAGCCGAGTGACGGGGACGACGACGAATAA
- a CDS encoding DNA polymerase III subunit yields MTDRGDLGKAHNANRQKLCAQAKRDTINSMGEPVENWGIVGHTWAVRALAHSVATDHFAHAYLFTGAHAIGKTTLARAFAQALECTGANRPCGQCPACIKIARDRHPDVQIIEGVPVGFKFDDKTPPPPPRANDIERRTLKIDQIRVLQHQIARAPFEGRWRVIILRRFEEANEEAGNAFLKTLEEPPKHTRIILTARDPHVLLPTIVSRCQTLALRPLARDEVENALVARWNIVRERAHLIARLSGGRMGWAVRASADSKLLDTRRTHLDTLDTILREGRAERFTRADKLSKSDDLLQMLDAWLGWWRDVLLIQNGDDTRVTNIDRDPSLRESATRIAPEQTQRALQAVRAATRQIHQNVNTRLALEVLMLSLPIN; encoded by the coding sequence ATGACAGACCGAGGCGACTTGGGCAAAGCCCATAACGCGAATCGCCAAAAATTGTGCGCGCAAGCCAAACGTGATACAATAAACTCGATGGGAGAACCGGTCGAGAATTGGGGCATCGTGGGGCACACGTGGGCAGTGCGCGCACTCGCGCACAGTGTCGCCACCGATCACTTTGCGCACGCGTACTTGTTCACCGGCGCGCACGCCATCGGCAAGACGACGCTCGCCCGCGCGTTCGCACAGGCGCTCGAATGCACCGGCGCGAATCGTCCGTGCGGTCAATGCCCGGCGTGCATCAAGATCGCGCGCGACCGTCATCCCGATGTGCAAATCATCGAGGGCGTGCCGGTCGGCTTCAAGTTCGACGACAAGACCCCGCCGCCTCCGCCGCGCGCGAACGACATCGAACGCCGCACCTTAAAGATTGATCAGATTCGCGTGTTGCAACATCAAATCGCACGCGCGCCGTTTGAAGGACGCTGGCGCGTCATCATTCTGCGCCGCTTTGAAGAAGCGAACGAAGAAGCCGGAAACGCGTTCCTCAAAACGCTCGAAGAACCGCCCAAGCATACGCGCATCATCCTGACCGCGCGCGACCCGCACGTCCTGTTGCCGACCATCGTGTCGCGTTGCCAAACGCTCGCGTTGCGACCGCTCGCGCGTGATGAGGTGGAGAACGCGCTCGTTGCGCGCTGGAACATCGTGCGCGAACGCGCGCATTTAATCGCACGCTTGTCCGGCGGACGCATGGGCTGGGCGGTGCGCGCGAGCGCCGACAGCAAACTGCTCGACACGCGCCGCACGCATCTCGATACGCTCGACACGATTTTACGCGAGGGTCGCGCCGAACGCTTTACGCGCGCGGACAAATTATCCAAGAGCGACGACCTGTTGCAGATGCTCGACGCATGGCTGGGTTGGTGGCGCGATGTCTTGTTGATCCAAAACGGCGACGATACGCGCGTGACGAACATTGATCGCGATCCCTCGTTGCGCGAGTCGGCGACGCGCATCGCGCCAGAGCAAACGCAACGCGCGTTGCAAGCCGTGCGCGCTGCCACGCGTCAGATCCATCAAAACGTCAACACCCGGCTCGCGCTCGAAGTGTTGATGCTTAGTCTGCCGATCAATTGA
- a CDS encoding homocysteine S-methyltransferase family protein: MRPMVRDLLAQRKPILYDGATTTVLRSMGLAPNSAAESWVMENGAQIFAVAQSYVNAGAQIIMTCTTGGTEFALRASGISTSVYDLNQRAAEIARQAAGDSALVAGALGSLGNLALQMQTLTYAEAVRQYGDQASALVEGGADLLHIETMSDMQETRAAIEGVRRVTDLPIFVTLSFDTQGRTALGLPPDIGAQFLVELGVDAIGANCGRGPEALAAILREMRRADAKIPLIAKPNTGEPDTQSGKPPIAMPPLQFANWAREWIRASAKIIGGCCGTTPQHIAALKQIIAGN; this comes from the coding sequence ATGCGACCAATGGTTCGTGATTTGCTTGCCCAACGTAAACCGATTCTCTACGACGGCGCGACGACAACGGTGTTGCGCTCGATGGGACTCGCGCCCAACAGCGCGGCGGAATCCTGGGTGATGGAAAATGGCGCGCAGATTTTCGCCGTCGCGCAATCGTACGTGAACGCCGGCGCGCAAATCATCATGACGTGCACGACCGGCGGCACAGAATTCGCCTTACGCGCGTCCGGAATTTCCACGTCGGTGTACGACCTGAATCAACGCGCGGCAGAAATCGCAAGGCAAGCGGCGGGCGATAGCGCGCTCGTCGCCGGCGCGCTCGGTTCGCTCGGCAATCTCGCGCTGCAAATGCAGACGCTGACCTACGCCGAAGCAGTGCGCCAGTACGGCGATCAAGCCAGCGCGCTCGTCGAAGGCGGCGCGGATCTTTTGCACATTGAAACGATGAGCGACATGCAAGAAACGCGCGCCGCCATCGAAGGCGTGCGCCGCGTAACCGATCTGCCGATCTTCGTCACGCTGTCGTTCGACACGCAAGGTCGCACCGCGCTTGGTCTGCCGCCCGACATTGGCGCGCAATTTCTGGTTGAACTGGGCGTGGACGCCATCGGCGCGAATTGCGGACGCGGACCCGAGGCGCTCGCCGCGATTCTGCGTGAGATGCGTCGCGCCGACGCCAAGATTCCGCTCATCGCCAAGCCGAACACTGGCGAACCGGATACCCAGTCCGGCAAACCGCCCATCGCGATGCCGCCTTTGCAATTTGCGAACTGGGCGCGTGAATGGATTCGCGCGTCGGCGAAAATTATCGGCGGCTGTTGTGGCACGACTCCTCAGCACATCGCCGCGCTCAAACAAATAATTGCTGGAAATTGA
- a CDS encoding EamA family transporter: MSVTVLLGGAALLIFWGVWGIAAKFAAQQVGMQALIWSQVASLGMFPLYFVFFKDMLPVEWKINGIAWALVSGALGVAGTAVLFLLLRHAPVSLVVPISALYPVVTVALAYVFLHEEMSPMRIAGVVCAVAAVWLLTA, from the coding sequence ATGAGTGTAACTGTTTTGCTCGGCGGCGCGGCGTTGCTGATTTTTTGGGGCGTGTGGGGGATTGCCGCGAAATTCGCAGCGCAACAAGTCGGGATGCAAGCGTTGATCTGGAGCCAGGTCGCGTCGCTCGGAATGTTTCCGCTCTACTTTGTGTTCTTCAAAGATATGTTGCCCGTCGAGTGGAAAATCAACGGGATCGCGTGGGCGTTGGTCAGCGGCGCGCTCGGCGTGGCGGGCACAGCAGTATTGTTTTTGCTTTTGCGGCACGCGCCAGTCAGTCTGGTCGTTCCGATTTCGGCGTTGTATCCGGTCGTCACAGTCGCGTTGGCGTACGTGTTTCTGCATGAAGAGATGTCGCCGATGCGAATTGCGGGAGTGGTGTGCGCAGTGGCGGCAGTGTGGTTGCTGACCGCGTAA